One part of the Saprospiraceae bacterium genome encodes these proteins:
- a CDS encoding quinone-dependent dihydroorotate dehydrogenase — translation MWKILRYLFFKIDAENAHYLAMDLLSVTLKIPILNYFLKRSFHFESDKLKTVLCGMKANNPIGLAAGFDKDGRWLNVLAVLGFGHIELGTVTPLAQVGNEKPRLFRLKKDHSIINRMGFNNQGAHALAKKLQAFQKPSGLILGGNIGKNKITPAEKAVDDYLICFKILYNSVDYFTINVSSPNTPGLRQLQDKEPLGILLSSLQLENERLEKPKPLFLKIAPDLDERALDDIIEVVKENRFSGIIISNTTTDRPLSLIEKEIAKEAGGLSGEALTFKAKQALKYLQLKVDNSVALIGVGGIMNSKDAFVRMECGADWIQIYSGMIYEGPWFVKKLKKELSKIR, via the coding sequence ATGTGGAAAATTCTTAGATATTTATTTTTTAAAATAGATGCAGAGAATGCACATTATCTGGCAATGGATTTACTTTCTGTTACCCTGAAAATTCCGATTCTTAATTACTTTTTAAAAAGATCTTTTCACTTTGAATCCGACAAACTAAAAACTGTACTTTGCGGTATGAAAGCCAATAACCCCATTGGGTTAGCTGCTGGTTTTGATAAAGACGGCAGATGGCTAAATGTGCTTGCTGTCCTGGGCTTTGGACATATAGAATTAGGTACGGTGACGCCATTAGCACAAGTTGGAAATGAAAAGCCTAGATTATTTCGTTTAAAAAAAGATCACTCCATTATTAACAGAATGGGGTTCAACAATCAAGGTGCACATGCACTCGCTAAAAAGCTTCAAGCTTTTCAGAAACCTTCAGGATTAATTCTTGGTGGTAATATTGGGAAAAATAAAATAACTCCAGCTGAAAAGGCGGTGGATGATTATTTAATTTGCTTTAAAATATTATATAATTCGGTTGATTATTTTACAATTAATGTAAGCTCACCAAATACACCCGGACTTAGACAATTACAAGACAAAGAACCTTTAGGGATATTGCTTTCAAGCTTACAATTGGAGAATGAACGATTAGAAAAGCCTAAACCATTATTTCTAAAAATAGCACCCGATTTAGATGAGCGCGCATTAGATGACATTATAGAAGTCGTCAAAGAAAATCGGTTTTCAGGAATTATTATTAGTAATACAACGACAGACAGACCCCTGAGTTTAATTGAAAAAGAAATTGCAAAAGAAGCTGGGGGGCTCAGTGGTGAAGCACTTACTTTTAAAGCTAAGCAAGCTTTAAAATACCTACAATTAAAAGTTGATAATAGTGTAGCTTTAATCGGTGTCGGTGGAATTATGAATTCTAAAGATGCATTCGTACGAATGGAATGCGGTGCAGATTGGATTCAGATTTATTCCGGTATGATTTATGAAGGTCCCTGGTTTGTTAAGAAACTTAAAAAAGAACTCAGTAAAATTCGTTAA
- the dnaX gene encoding DNA polymerase III subunit gamma/tau produces the protein MDSFVVSARKYRPLKWSDVIGQEHVAHTLKNALAKGQIAHAFLFCGPRGVGKTTCARILAKVLNCESPTSDWEPCNSCNSCRSFMENASFNIFELDAASNNSVEDIRELVDQVRYQPQTGKYKIYIVDEVHMLSTAAFNAFLKTLEEPPPFAKFILATTEKHKIIPTILSRCQIYDFRRIREKDIVLQLDKICKQEGINAEDEGLHLIAQKADGALRDALSMFDRIKSFSGKTIVYKDVAENLNVLDYEYFFKFIDAFLSEHVDTALIQFDAILNLGFDPEILLEGLAGHLRNLMILKDPKMQDLFEGSALHKKKYADQADACSISMLVAWLDLINEADVNLVRARNKRLHTEILLLKLCYFSRKNSGFNQMHLAEPEKKTPIVNFEAVTEFKTTEIKTEPVVIKKVIVAPTQLLKDPISIPKLGNLDKIKQKIEADEKQRVERLIEFNEENVAKFWEQCKEEEKSNSLKVILQNVILKNDKNTITLAVGNVISREAIRAELKLDEKIRQTFKEKNIKYQIEIDPALAALEEKKSIKILSAKEKWDLMISTNTKLEDFKNKLQLKVDED, from the coding sequence ATGGACTCATTTGTAGTATCAGCAAGAAAATATAGACCTTTAAAATGGTCAGATGTCATTGGGCAAGAGCATGTTGCGCATACTTTAAAGAATGCTCTGGCAAAAGGTCAAATCGCACATGCATTTTTATTTTGTGGCCCAAGAGGAGTAGGAAAGACCACTTGTGCAAGAATTCTTGCTAAAGTTTTAAATTGTGAATCGCCAACATCAGATTGGGAACCTTGTAATTCCTGCAATTCCTGTAGATCCTTTATGGAAAATGCTTCGTTCAATATTTTTGAATTAGATGCAGCTTCAAATAACTCCGTTGAGGATATCCGGGAATTAGTAGATCAGGTGCGATATCAACCGCAAACCGGAAAATACAAAATCTATATTGTTGATGAAGTACACATGCTTTCGACCGCTGCATTTAATGCATTTCTTAAAACGCTCGAAGAGCCTCCTCCATTTGCCAAATTTATTTTAGCAACTACCGAAAAGCATAAAATAATTCCAACGATTCTAAGTCGCTGTCAAATTTATGATTTCAGAAGAATTCGTGAAAAAGATATCGTTTTACAACTTGATAAAATATGTAAACAAGAAGGAATAAATGCTGAAGATGAGGGACTTCACCTCATTGCACAAAAAGCTGATGGTGCATTAAGAGATGCACTATCCATGTTTGACCGTATTAAAAGTTTTTCAGGCAAAACAATCGTTTATAAAGATGTTGCTGAGAATTTAAATGTGTTGGATTATGAATATTTTTTTAAGTTTATAGATGCCTTTTTAAGCGAACATGTAGATACCGCGCTCATTCAATTTGATGCAATTTTAAATTTAGGATTTGATCCTGAAATTTTATTAGAAGGTTTAGCTGGCCATTTGCGAAATCTCATGATTCTAAAAGATCCGAAGATGCAGGACTTATTTGAAGGGAGTGCACTTCATAAGAAAAAATATGCAGATCAAGCCGATGCATGCAGTATTTCTATGCTTGTAGCTTGGTTAGACTTAATTAATGAAGCGGATGTGAATTTAGTTCGCGCAAGAAATAAACGATTACATACTGAAATTTTATTACTCAAATTATGCTATTTTTCCAGAAAAAATTCAGGATTCAATCAGATGCATTTAGCGGAACCTGAAAAAAAAACTCCCATAGTTAATTTTGAAGCAGTTACTGAATTTAAAACAACTGAAATTAAAACAGAGCCTGTTGTTATTAAAAAAGTTATAGTTGCTCCAACACAGCTTTTAAAAGATCCAATTTCAATTCCTAAACTTGGAAACCTGGATAAAATTAAACAAAAAATCGAAGCTGATGAAAAACAAAGAGTAGAACGTCTAATTGAATTTAATGAAGAAAATGTTGCTAAATTTTGGGAACAATGTAAAGAAGAAGAAAAATCAAATTCATTAAAAGTTATACTGCAAAATGTAATTTTAAAAAATGATAAAAACACGATAACACTTGCAGTTGGAAATGTCATTTCCAGAGAAGCCATTCGGGCTGAATTAAAATTGGATGAAAAAATTCGTCAAACATTCAAAGAGAAAAACATAAAATACCAGATTGAAATCGATCCAGCATTAGCGGCTTTAGAAGAAAAAAAATCAATTAAAATATTATCTGCAAAAGAAAAATGGGATTTGATGATTTCTACAAACACAAAATTGGAAGATTTTAAAAATAAATTACAATTAAAAGTAGATGAAGATTGA
- a CDS encoding NAD+ synthase — translation MKIALAQLNYHIGNFDNNFSIMKDAVISAKAQNADLICFSELATCGYPPRDFLEFKDFIKQSIQVVNQLCELSDGIGIVVGAPTVNPNLEGKDLYNSAFFLFNKKVQSITHKALLPNYDIFDEYRYFEPNRNFETIIFKEKRIAITICEDIWNLGNKNPMYTICPLDEIIEEKPDFILNLSASPFDFEHTKFRLDVIRANVLKYKIPMFYINCVGSQTDILFDGGSAVLSADGLCFDELPFFEPCIQYYNLEEVQKGGVSNEQRKVEIELIYKGLVLGIKDYFAKMGFSKAILGLSGGIDSALTAVLAVDALGKENVKVLLLPSQYSSTGSVTDAEALAKNLGISYDIIPIQEVFDQYEMTLLPYFKDVPENVTEENIQARIRGMLLMAFSNKFSYILLNTTNKSEMAVGYGTLYGDLCGGLAVLADVYKSQVYLLAHYVNRNSEIIPINTIQKPPSAELRPGQKDSDSLPDYSILDKILYQYIEKRQGPNEIIALGFDEATVLRSLKMVNRAEFKRYQSPPVIRVSSKSFGLGRRLPIEGKYLC, via the coding sequence ATGAAAATCGCACTGGCACAACTCAACTATCATATTGGAAATTTTGATAACAATTTTTCCATTATGAAGGATGCTGTAATTTCAGCTAAAGCACAAAATGCAGATTTAATTTGTTTTAGCGAATTAGCAACCTGTGGTTACCCACCAAGAGATTTTCTAGAGTTTAAGGATTTTATCAAACAATCCATTCAAGTTGTCAATCAATTATGCGAATTATCCGATGGAATTGGCATTGTTGTAGGCGCTCCTACGGTAAATCCAAATTTGGAAGGAAAAGATCTTTATAATTCTGCCTTTTTTTTATTTAATAAGAAAGTACAATCTATAACACATAAAGCATTACTCCCAAATTATGATATTTTTGATGAGTATCGTTATTTTGAACCAAATAGGAATTTCGAAACTATAATTTTTAAGGAAAAGCGAATTGCTATTACGATTTGTGAAGATATCTGGAATCTTGGAAATAAGAACCCAATGTACACCATTTGTCCATTGGATGAAATCATTGAAGAAAAACCAGATTTTATTCTAAACCTTTCAGCTTCACCATTTGATTTTGAGCACACAAAATTTCGATTAGATGTGATCCGTGCAAATGTTCTGAAGTATAAAATTCCCATGTTTTATATTAATTGCGTAGGATCCCAAACAGACATATTGTTTGACGGTGGTTCCGCTGTTTTAAGTGCTGATGGTTTGTGTTTTGATGAATTACCTTTTTTTGAACCCTGTATTCAATATTATAATTTAGAGGAAGTTCAGAAAGGAGGAGTTTCTAACGAACAGAGAAAAGTTGAAATTGAGCTTATTTATAAAGGATTAGTGCTGGGGATTAAAGATTATTTTGCCAAAATGGGATTCTCAAAAGCTATTTTAGGATTATCTGGAGGAATTGATTCTGCATTAACAGCGGTATTAGCAGTAGATGCTTTAGGTAAGGAAAATGTTAAAGTATTATTGCTGCCATCACAATATTCAAGTACCGGTTCAGTTACCGATGCAGAAGCACTTGCTAAGAATCTTGGGATTTCATATGACATAATACCAATTCAAGAGGTTTTCGACCAATATGAAATGACGCTATTACCCTATTTTAAAGATGTACCAGAGAATGTTACAGAAGAAAATATTCAAGCCCGGATTCGCGGTATGTTGCTCATGGCATTTTCAAATAAATTTTCTTATATTTTATTAAATACTACAAATAAAAGTGAGATGGCTGTAGGATATGGCACATTATATGGCGATTTATGCGGTGGATTGGCAGTGTTAGCCGATGTATATAAATCGCAGGTTTACCTATTAGCTCATTATGTGAATCGGAATTCAGAAATCATTCCAATAAATACGATTCAAAAACCACCTTCAGCTGAATTGCGACCAGGTCAAAAGGATTCTGATAGTCTTCCTGATTATAGCATTCTAGATAAAATTTTATATCAATACATAGAAAAGCGACAAGGCCCTAATGAAATTATTGCCTTAGGTTTTGATGAAGCTACGGTATTGCGATCTCTAAAAATGGTAAATCGGGCTGAGTTCAAAAGGTATCAATCACCCCCGGTCATTCGGGTCTCTTCAAAATCATTTGGCCTTGGAAGACGATTGCCAATAGAAGGAAAATATTTATGTTAA
- a CDS encoding EamA family transporter has translation MQTNKPGGLDWTLLIILTGIWGFSYYFIKHSLESFNPTQVASLRMVIGAIALLPFLPQALRLIPLKLLGVIFFVGLVGSFMPAFLYPFAQQKISSSLAGIINAFTPICTFGIGVLFFKVKNEKAKFLGTLIALFGAFSLILLKPNAALRAEALYLLVAFSVPFLYGINSNTIKAKLGSIPGIPMTAAMYISLLVLSLPIAYWSGGLKQIPIAIASGNAFYHLVALSVLGSALAMAIFNVLIQRVHVLFAASVTYLMPLVALVVGWFDGEQLSWNDIFGLGCILIGVLIMNGVLRRTTE, from the coding sequence ATGCAAACAAATAAACCTGGTGGATTAGATTGGACTTTATTGATCATTCTTACAGGAATATGGGGTTTTAGTTATTATTTTATTAAACATAGTTTAGAATCGTTTAATCCAACGCAAGTGGCAAGCTTACGGATGGTCATTGGAGCCATTGCGCTCTTACCATTTTTACCACAGGCACTCCGATTAATTCCTTTGAAGTTATTAGGTGTGATTTTTTTTGTAGGTCTTGTTGGGAGTTTTATGCCAGCTTTTTTATATCCATTTGCGCAACAAAAAATATCAAGTTCATTAGCTGGAATCATTAACGCTTTTACTCCGATTTGTACATTTGGTATTGGAGTACTTTTTTTTAAAGTGAAAAATGAGAAGGCGAAATTTTTAGGAACATTGATTGCTTTATTTGGTGCTTTTTCACTCATCTTATTAAAACCCAATGCAGCCTTACGAGCAGAAGCTTTGTATTTGCTTGTTGCATTTTCAGTTCCTTTTTTATATGGTATAAATAGCAATACCATTAAGGCAAAGCTTGGTTCTATTCCAGGTATACCGATGACCGCTGCAATGTATATTTCTTTACTTGTTTTGAGTCTGCCTATTGCCTATTGGAGTGGAGGCTTAAAACAAATACCTATTGCAATTGCATCCGGCAATGCATTTTATCATTTAGTAGCCTTAAGTGTTTTAGGAAGCGCATTGGCAATGGCCATTTTTAATGTTCTGATCCAACGAGTCCATGTTTTGTTTGCTGCAAGTGTAACCTACTTAATGCCTTTAGTTGCTTTAGTAGTCGGTTGGTTTGATGGAGAACAACTGTCCTGGAATGACATCTTCGGCTTAGGGTGTATATTAATTGGAGTATTAATTATGAATGGTGTGCTGCGAAGAACCACGGAATAA
- a CDS encoding NifU family protein: protein MEPANITKSTLLLYTEQTPNPESLKFVSNKMLFQGIADFKKKDLAEVWSPLATKLYEEHYVQSVYISNNFVTITKKPNVEWQDIMIPAKDLLKSLLDQNTIIVKEGFENYMIEQEAATSEGNYDEKDAELVKRIKDMIQMYVKPAVEMDGGNIEFKSFHDGIVTVMMQGSCSGCPSSTVTLKAGIEGLLKRMVPEVLEVVAEAV from the coding sequence ATGGAACCAGCTAATATAACAAAAAGTACTCTTTTACTGTATACTGAACAAACTCCTAATCCTGAGTCTCTAAAATTTGTAAGTAACAAAATGTTGTTTCAAGGAATTGCGGATTTTAAGAAAAAAGATTTGGCAGAGGTCTGGTCACCTTTAGCAACTAAGCTCTATGAAGAGCATTATGTACAATCTGTATATATTTCCAATAATTTTGTAACCATCACAAAAAAACCAAACGTTGAATGGCAGGATATCATGATACCTGCAAAAGATTTATTGAAAAGTCTTTTAGATCAAAATACAATTATAGTAAAGGAAGGATTCGAAAATTATATGATTGAACAGGAGGCTGCAACTTCTGAAGGGAATTATGATGAAAAAGATGCAGAACTTGTTAAAAGGATCAAGGATATGATTCAAATGTATGTCAAACCAGCTGTTGAAATGGATGGTGGAAATATAGAATTTAAATCATTTCATGATGGAATTGTTACTGTTATGATGCAAGGATCCTGCAGTGGTTGTCCTTCTTCTACGGTTACCTTAAAAGCAGGAATTGAAGGTTTATTAAAAAGAATGGTACCCGAAGTTTTGGAGGTGGTTGCTGAAGCAGTTTAA
- the xth gene encoding exodeoxyribonuclease III codes for MKRIVSFNVNGLRAAISKGFNEWVASQAFDIICLQETKMDNSHANPDYFKELGYESYWHCAEKKGYSGVLILSKEKPKNISYGTGIEAYDREGRLIVLDYDGFSIANCYFPSGSSGEDRHSFKMQFLSDMYPKFKKLEQEKKNLIIVGDYNIVHQDIDIHNPERKDNPSGFRPEERAWLDAWFHELFLDSFRVLYPEKQAFSWWSYRAGSYGKDKGWRIDYQSISKSLKSKVKDFKHHRDIRFSDHCPLEGIYEL; via the coding sequence ATGAAACGAATTGTAAGTTTTAATGTAAATGGATTGCGAGCAGCTATATCCAAAGGATTTAATGAATGGGTGGCAAGTCAAGCATTTGATATCATCTGTTTGCAAGAAACTAAAATGGATAATTCGCATGCAAATCCAGATTATTTTAAAGAATTAGGATATGAAAGTTATTGGCATTGTGCTGAAAAAAAGGGTTATAGTGGTGTATTAATATTAAGTAAAGAAAAACCAAAGAATATTAGTTACGGAACTGGAATTGAAGCATATGACCGGGAAGGAAGATTGATTGTTTTGGATTACGACGGATTTTCGATAGCAAATTGTTATTTCCCTTCAGGGTCTTCCGGTGAGGACCGCCATTCATTTAAAATGCAATTTTTATCCGACATGTATCCAAAATTTAAAAAATTAGAACAAGAGAAAAAGAACTTGATAATTGTTGGGGATTACAATATAGTGCATCAAGACATAGATATTCATAACCCTGAACGAAAAGATAATCCATCTGGATTCAGGCCAGAAGAGAGAGCTTGGTTAGATGCTTGGTTTCATGAATTATTTTTAGATTCATTTAGAGTCCTATACCCTGAAAAACAAGCATTTAGTTGGTGGAGCTATCGAGCAGGTTCTTATGGCAAGGACAAGGGCTGGAGAATCGACTACCAATCGATATCAAAATCATTAAAATCGAAGGTTAAAGACTTTAAACACCATCGCGATATTAGATTTTCAGATCATTGTCCTCTAGAAGGAATTTATGAATTGTAA
- the nadC gene encoding carboxylating nicotinate-nucleotide diphosphorylase, whose product MSYFNIQQFIKEALNEDIQTGDITSLACIPADDISHAILKVKEDGVLAGVELAKSIFQYIDPEIHLNIFKLDGSYIHYGDIAFEVKGKTRDLLKAERLILNSMQRMSGIATLSNRYVVEVSDLPVQLLDTRKTTPLIRYLEKWAVKIGGCKNYRDGLYDWFMIKDNHITACGSIIKAIKAVKKYQKTNNLENLGITVEVKNLEELEQVLRFGNVTRVMLDNFALPLLAEGVAMVGKKLETEASGGISLETVRKVALTGVDFISIGALTHSAGSLDLSLKIQN is encoded by the coding sequence ATGAGTTATTTCAATATCCAACAATTTATTAAAGAAGCCCTTAACGAAGATATCCAAACGGGTGATATAACATCGCTTGCATGTATTCCGGCAGATGATATCAGTCATGCTATTCTTAAAGTAAAAGAAGATGGGGTATTGGCTGGAGTTGAATTAGCGAAATCGATATTTCAATATATTGATCCTGAAATCCATTTAAATATTTTCAAATTAGATGGAAGTTATATTCATTATGGTGATATTGCTTTTGAAGTAAAAGGTAAAACCAGAGATTTATTAAAAGCGGAGCGACTCATTCTAAACAGCATGCAACGGATGAGTGGAATTGCAACTTTGAGCAATCGCTATGTTGTTGAGGTTTCAGATTTACCAGTTCAATTATTAGATACCCGGAAGACAACACCTTTAATTCGGTATTTGGAGAAATGGGCCGTTAAAATTGGAGGATGCAAGAATTATCGGGATGGACTCTATGATTGGTTCATGATTAAAGACAACCATATTACAGCATGTGGCTCTATTATAAAAGCGATAAAAGCAGTTAAAAAATATCAAAAAACAAATAATCTTGAAAATTTAGGGATTACCGTTGAAGTAAAAAACCTTGAAGAATTAGAACAAGTACTTCGATTTGGAAATGTCACGCGTGTTATGTTGGATAATTTTGCATTACCCTTGTTGGCTGAAGGTGTAGCGATGGTTGGAAAAAAACTTGAAACCGAAGCTTCCGGAGGAATAAGTCTCGAAACAGTAAGAAAGGTAGCCCTGACTGGGGTTGACTTTATTTCTATTGGAGCCTTAACACACAGTGCCGGAAGCCTCGATTTAAGCCTGAAGATACAAAACTGA
- a CDS encoding PorT family protein, which produces MKNLIYTLFLILPGILLSQEIRFSVLTGPSLSWMKGNTNKINTEGSRIGWKANVQGEYWFNERYGITGGIGLSIAQGGGLEYLKGGNIWKEAELSDPIYKDLPANSKLNYRMNYIDIPFGFKLRTNEFGKYRFFVHAPEFSLSLRTKARGDIEAPPLADSEDEDIRKMVNFFALFYAIGVGTEIRISNDVSLIGGIRFYQSFTDLTDDSGTYSDGSKEESKGILSSLDFRFGVIF; this is translated from the coding sequence ATGAAAAATTTAATTTACACACTTTTCCTTATTTTGCCAGGAATTCTCTTGAGTCAGGAGATTCGCTTTAGCGTATTAACCGGACCGAGTCTCAGTTGGATGAAAGGCAATACTAATAAAATCAACACTGAAGGTTCCAGAATTGGCTGGAAAGCGAATGTTCAAGGTGAATATTGGTTTAATGAACGATATGGAATCACTGGAGGGATAGGTTTATCCATAGCACAAGGAGGTGGATTGGAATATTTGAAAGGAGGAAATATTTGGAAAGAAGCTGAATTAAGCGATCCTATCTACAAGGACTTACCTGCAAATTCAAAATTGAATTATCGGATGAATTATATTGATATTCCATTTGGATTTAAACTTCGTACAAATGAATTTGGAAAATATCGCTTTTTTGTTCACGCCCCAGAATTTAGTCTTAGTTTGCGTACGAAAGCAAGGGGTGATATTGAAGCTCCACCATTGGCAGATTCCGAAGATGAAGACATTCGAAAAATGGTAAATTTCTTTGCTTTATTTTATGCCATAGGTGTTGGCACAGAGATTCGTATTTCGAATGATGTTTCTTTAATTGGAGGTATCCGCTTTTATCAAAGTTTCACAGATTTAACGGATGATAGTGGGACCTATAGTGATGGAAGTAAAGAAGAATCAAAAGGAATCTTGAGCAGTTTAGATTTTCGATTTGGTGTTATATTTTAA
- a CDS encoding isopenicillin N synthase family oxygenase, with translation MKRAIPLVDLDLFVSGNAEQKLKFVQELGDAFHQIGFVGVINHGVSKDLVSQFYTDSKAFFSLPEDVKRQYEVPGLAGQRGYTSFGKEHAKHSNVGDLKEFFQIGQTVLDGDPVKTEYPDNVFVKNPKGFTELGNLLFSAFEKSGAYLLEAIALHLGLEESYFNPKIHNGNSILRAIHYPPIIQEPQSAIRSEQHEDINLITLLVGASSGGLQVLTKEGEWLDVIPGENEIVVNVGDMLQRLTNNYLVSTTHRVVNPPKKDWHVPRLSIPFFLHPRSNMDLTCLGSCVAKGTKPSYEPTTAGDYLDERLREIGLKK, from the coding sequence ATGAAACGAGCCATACCACTAGTTGATCTTGATCTTTTTGTATCCGGTAATGCTGAACAGAAATTGAAATTTGTTCAGGAATTGGGGGATGCTTTCCATCAAATTGGATTTGTTGGGGTCATAAATCATGGGGTTTCTAAAGATCTTGTCAGTCAATTTTACACAGATTCAAAAGCTTTTTTTTCATTGCCAGAGGATGTTAAAAGACAATACGAGGTTCCAGGTCTAGCCGGACAACGGGGATATACATCTTTTGGGAAAGAGCATGCGAAGCATTCAAATGTTGGAGATTTAAAGGAATTTTTTCAGATTGGACAAACAGTTCTTGATGGGGATCCGGTGAAAACGGAATATCCTGATAATGTGTTTGTTAAAAATCCAAAAGGATTTACCGAATTAGGGAACCTATTATTTAGTGCATTTGAAAAAAGTGGCGCTTATTTGTTAGAAGCAATTGCGCTTCATTTAGGATTGGAAGAAAGCTATTTTAACCCAAAAATTCACAATGGGAATAGCATCCTGAGAGCAATTCATTATCCACCTATTATTCAAGAGCCTCAATCCGCAATTCGCTCAGAACAACATGAAGATATTAATCTAATTACACTCCTGGTGGGAGCCTCTTCTGGTGGATTACAAGTCTTGACAAAAGAAGGTGAATGGTTGGATGTAATCCCTGGGGAAAATGAAATTGTCGTTAATGTTGGGGACATGTTACAAAGATTAACAAATAATTATTTAGTCTCTACAACCCACCGTGTTGTCAATCCTCCAAAGAAAGATTGGCACGTTCCAAGGCTTTCAATACCCTTTTTCCTGCATCCCAGGAGCAATATGGACCTAACTTGTCTAGGTTCCTGTGTAGCAAAAGGTACAAAACCATCCTATGAACCAACAACAGCTGGCGACTATTTAGATGAGCGGCTTAGAGAAATCGGATTAAAAAAATAA
- a CDS encoding twin-arginine translocase TatA/TatE family subunit — MEFLFLGNLGSTEVIVILLIVLLLFGGKKIPELMRGIGSGIREFNSAKNNISNEIREGMRDADRKNLDSENK; from the coding sequence ATGGAATTTCTATTTTTGGGAAATCTTGGATCAACAGAAGTAATTGTAATATTACTGATCGTTTTATTGTTATTTGGCGGTAAAAAAATTCCGGAATTAATGCGGGGTATCGGTTCAGGTATTCGGGAGTTTAATAGTGCTAAAAATAATATTTCGAATGAAATCAGAGAAGGTATGCGGGATGCAGACCGGAAAAATTTGGATTCTGAAAACAAATAG
- a CDS encoding OmpH family outer membrane protein produces MKVITLSSLFFICFFSTPLLSQKVGHLSTVQVIDSLTEAKQASATLKQYEASLSKTGEEMVVKFQEKVKKYQLDMKAGSLTAVQRKQVESDLEIDQNAINTYRQSAQISLEKRRQELIQPILDKINKAIQEIGKEENYMFIFDNAVGILYFSQSEDVSAKLYKKLGY; encoded by the coding sequence ATGAAGGTTATTACACTTTCGTCACTTTTTTTTATTTGCTTTTTTTCAACACCGCTTTTATCTCAAAAAGTAGGGCATCTTAGTACTGTTCAAGTGATAGATTCTTTGACCGAAGCAAAACAAGCTTCTGCTACTTTGAAACAATATGAAGCTTCTTTATCAAAAACAGGTGAAGAGATGGTTGTAAAGTTTCAAGAGAAAGTAAAAAAATACCAACTAGATATGAAAGCTGGTAGTTTAACTGCTGTGCAGAGAAAGCAAGTAGAATCGGATCTTGAAATTGATCAAAATGCTATTAATACCTATAGACAATCCGCCCAAATATCTTTGGAAAAAAGAAGGCAGGAACTAATTCAACCCATATTGGATAAAATAAATAAGGCAATTCAAGAAATTGGAAAAGAAGAGAACTATATGTTTATTTTCGATAATGCCGTAGGAATTTTATATTTCAGCCAAAGTGAAGATGTTTCAGCTAAGTTATACAAGAAATTAGGCTACTAA